From Paenibacillus sp. V4I7, one genomic window encodes:
- a CDS encoding lamin tail domain-containing protein, translating into MEVGGILIAGVIVQNEDGSYETVTLLNASNRSVDLTGWVIANKAKQKYKIHGIIEPGQFMSIPVAEPAFFRDKGDIITLLDRSGLKVAGVSYTKHQVKPGWTILF; encoded by the coding sequence GTGGAAGTCGGCGGCATTCTAATCGCAGGGGTCATCGTACAGAATGAAGATGGCAGTTACGAAACGGTCACACTGCTGAATGCTTCCAATCGGTCAGTAGACTTGACAGGTTGGGTAATCGCAAACAAGGCTAAGCAAAAGTATAAGATTCATGGCATCATCGAACCCGGACAGTTTATGTCAATCCCAGTAGCCGAACCTGCATTCTTCCGAGACAAGGGTGATATTATTACACTACTCGACCGTAGCGGCCTAAAAGTCGCCGGAGTCTCATATACAAAGCATCAAGTGAAACCTGGCTGGACGATACTCTTTTGA
- a CDS encoding sensor histidine kinase, with product MWRQWVKKASFKSKLLIGISAIIFFTVNLTGLISYQTHLRLFEEEVKDQYVKASEQAMTQLELRIQELYRISNYIVFNPTIERIIANLSTGGRETSYADRHFEQEQIAEQLRQVKFDAPQLLSLYLYDRSGTNYYHNLMKETVEPLSQKVFDEIQSSVASSKGDLVWTRKSIPSQIEKSGYRKVIIGSRWMKNNVNEVYGLLVMVIDEEFINRSFQELGGGDGGRVYLFDPQAKQLYTNEPDGGEDEKLEHFLHGNTTSMMEERGKATYLYTSVHSKNIQFTLVSRVSLSDIFRKSRFILNTSLWLGLLSICLSGLLIVLLSSRLLAPLKELVQAMRMMREGNFDIRITPRTNDEWAFLGESFNSMAANVQELIKKVYISQLSEREAELRALQAQLNPHFLYNTLNGLYWKLYLQNDLDTANLVYSLSNLLKYSLERLKKRTTLREELAQIDNYLRIQAAFLENDFDASIHADDDVYDCEIQRLLLQPLVENAFVHAFRDQTAPKLLEIRAYRLGDLLKIEIKDNGRGMSKQEVERLFTPASESAEERGSLGVQSVMRRISLVYGSPYHLDIVSVPAQGTVVHVYLPLAQTGKEEANTNDR from the coding sequence GTGTGGAGACAGTGGGTAAAGAAGGCCAGTTTTAAGAGCAAGCTGTTGATAGGTATTTCCGCTATCATTTTCTTTACCGTGAACCTCACCGGGCTGATTTCCTACCAAACGCATCTTCGTTTATTCGAGGAGGAGGTCAAGGATCAGTATGTGAAGGCAAGCGAGCAGGCCATGACGCAACTGGAGCTTCGTATTCAGGAACTGTACCGGATTTCGAATTATATTGTGTTTAATCCGACCATTGAGAGAATCATCGCGAATCTTTCCACAGGCGGCCGGGAGACGTCGTACGCCGATCGGCACTTTGAGCAAGAGCAAATAGCCGAGCAGCTGCGGCAGGTCAAATTCGATGCGCCGCAGTTGCTGTCTCTATACTTATACGATCGATCTGGCACCAACTATTATCACAACCTGATGAAAGAAACAGTGGAGCCGCTGAGCCAGAAGGTGTTCGACGAAATCCAGAGCAGCGTTGCTTCCTCCAAAGGTGATCTGGTCTGGACCCGGAAATCGATCCCCAGTCAAATCGAGAAGAGCGGCTACCGGAAAGTCATTATCGGATCACGCTGGATGAAGAATAACGTAAATGAGGTTTATGGACTTCTAGTTATGGTCATTGACGAGGAATTTATTAACCGATCGTTCCAAGAGCTTGGTGGAGGCGACGGAGGCCGTGTGTATTTATTTGATCCTCAAGCGAAACAGCTCTATACGAATGAGCCTGATGGAGGCGAGGATGAAAAGCTTGAACATTTCCTGCATGGCAACACTACAAGCATGATGGAAGAACGCGGGAAAGCAACTTATTTGTATACATCCGTCCATTCCAAAAATATTCAGTTTACGTTGGTAAGCCGTGTTTCGTTATCCGATATTTTCCGAAAAAGTCGATTCATTCTGAACACTAGCTTATGGCTAGGGCTGCTCAGTATATGTCTCAGCGGGCTGCTTATCGTGCTGCTTAGCAGCAGGCTGCTGGCTCCACTGAAGGAGCTGGTCCAGGCGATGAGAATGATGCGGGAGGGGAATTTTGACATCAGGATTACCCCTCGCACGAATGACGAATGGGCATTTCTAGGTGAGAGCTTCAACTCGATGGCGGCTAATGTGCAGGAGCTGATCAAGAAGGTATATATCAGCCAACTTAGTGAGCGGGAGGCGGAGCTGAGGGCGCTGCAGGCACAGCTGAACCCGCATTTTCTATACAACACGTTAAATGGACTGTACTGGAAGCTGTATTTGCAGAATGATCTGGACACAGCGAATCTGGTGTACTCGCTGTCCAATCTGCTTAAGTATTCCTTGGAGCGCCTCAAGAAAAGAACTACCCTTCGCGAGGAGCTTGCACAGATCGACAATTATTTGCGTATCCAGGCGGCCTTCCTGGAAAATGACTTCGACGCCAGCATTCATGCGGACGACGATGTATATGACTGTGAAATTCAGCGGTTGCTTCTTCAGCCGCTGGTGGAAAATGCTTTTGTACATGCCTTTCGAGACCAGACTGCCCCTAAGCTGCTCGAAATTCGAGCATATCGACTGGGAGATCTTCTAAAGATTGAGATTAAGGACAATGGTCGCGGGATGAGTAAGCAAGAGGTGGAAAGACTCTTCACACCAGCATCTGAGAGTGCGGAAGAGCGAGGTTCCCTAGGTGTTCAGAGTGTCATGAGACGGATTAGCTTAGTTTATGGGTCTCCCTATCATCTGGATATCGTGAGTGTTCCTGCACAGGGAACGGTAGTGCATGTATACTTGCCCTTGGCACAGACTGGCAAGGAGGAGGCGAATACAAATGACAGGTAA
- a CDS encoding response regulator, producing MTGKLMLVEDQAFFRKGLRKMIEEHSLDWKVVGEAENGSEALELIEVLQPNLVLTDIRMPGMSGIELAEKLHGQRSGIDVVILTGYDDFSYAQAAVRFGVIDFLLKPCNDQALMEVLQKAYVRLEDLLRQKEEREADQRRREEDQLRALLLRLPGFSHDEKQILPNVAGNKLLLIAVTDYIPSHKKYRPSDLSLLQFAIINILTELLQQQQLHGPFISLEYDRFCILLEGDQDQEMIMQLMEQMVESYLAIKIILHCSERIANQKELSFLYDSFVKMIGKEDSARKDRLEAEAAAIPAASGHRVKELQTQLTGAILLGNPDKLVQIVNELAEKHDALPLEDAKMEALGLAFAMHQVAKQQLEHAEKSPRLAEQIDRLQRLSTEKAIKEWTKEQAGRFLELYDAWRLHNQEGIIRRSLEFLDKHYMEDCTLTDLANRVHVTPAYFSKLFKKETGDNYSTYLTKLRMQKAVLLLVHSDMKVFEIASSVGYDDPNYFTNVFRMLFKMSPSDYRKQLKS from the coding sequence ATGACAGGTAAGCTGATGCTTGTTGAGGATCAAGCTTTTTTTCGCAAAGGGCTTCGCAAAATGATAGAGGAGCACTCCTTAGACTGGAAGGTCGTTGGAGAGGCGGAAAATGGGAGTGAGGCACTGGAGCTAATTGAAGTTCTGCAGCCGAATCTGGTGCTAACTGATATTCGGATGCCGGGAATGAGCGGCATTGAATTGGCCGAGAAGCTGCACGGCCAGCGCTCGGGCATCGACGTTGTGATTTTGACAGGGTATGATGATTTTTCATATGCGCAAGCTGCTGTACGTTTCGGGGTCATTGACTTTCTGCTCAAGCCCTGCAACGATCAAGCCCTTATGGAAGTGCTGCAGAAGGCTTACGTACGGCTTGAGGACCTGCTTCGACAAAAGGAGGAACGGGAGGCCGATCAGCGCAGGAGAGAAGAGGATCAGCTGCGAGCACTGCTTCTGAGATTGCCGGGCTTTTCACATGATGAGAAGCAAATATTGCCTAACGTAGCGGGAAATAAGCTGTTGTTAATTGCAGTAACGGACTACATTCCTTCCCATAAAAAATATCGTCCGAGCGACCTTAGCCTGCTGCAATTCGCCATAATCAATATCCTGACAGAGTTGCTTCAGCAGCAGCAGCTGCACGGTCCCTTCATTTCGCTGGAATATGACCGCTTTTGCATCCTGCTGGAGGGTGATCAAGATCAGGAGATGATTATGCAGCTTATGGAGCAAATGGTGGAAAGCTATTTGGCGATCAAGATTATACTGCACTGCTCCGAACGGATTGCTAATCAGAAGGAGCTCTCTTTCTTATATGATTCATTTGTTAAAATGATAGGGAAAGAAGACTCTGCAAGAAAAGACAGATTAGAGGCAGAAGCAGCAGCGATTCCAGCCGCGAGCGGGCATCGTGTGAAGGAGCTGCAGACACAGCTAACCGGTGCCATTCTCCTTGGAAATCCGGACAAGCTGGTGCAGATAGTAAATGAGTTGGCAGAAAAGCATGACGCTCTCCCGCTCGAGGATGCGAAGATGGAAGCGCTGGGGCTGGCCTTCGCTATGCACCAGGTAGCGAAGCAGCAGCTGGAGCATGCTGAGAAGAGCCCGCGTTTGGCGGAGCAAATCGATCGGCTGCAGCGATTATCCACAGAGAAGGCTATCAAGGAATGGACGAAAGAGCAGGCAGGACGCTTCCTCGAACTATATGATGCATGGCGCCTGCATAACCAGGAGGGCATCATCCGACGCTCGCTGGAATTTTTGGACAAGCATTATATGGAAGACTGCACGCTGACGGATCTCGCGAATCGGGTTCATGTGACCCCCGCCTATTTCAGCAAATTGTTTAAGAAGGAAACAGGAGATAATTACAGCACTTATTTGACCAAGCTCCGGATGCAAAAGGCGGTTCTGCTGCTTGTACATTCAGATATGAAGGTGTTCGAGATCGCGTCCTCTGTCGGTTATGATGATCCGAATTATTTCACGAACGTTTTTCGCATGTTATTCAAGATGTCGCCGAGTGATTACCGAAAGCAACTCAAGAGTTGA
- a CDS encoding sugar ABC transporter permease produces MLMFLPGLMFYMIFKYAPMGGVIIAFKDFNLREGVFGSPWVGMDNFVQLFNQVQSLQIIRNTLLISIVGIVVGFPVPIILAIMLNEVRKMWFKRVVQTLVYLPHFLSWVIVGGIVLSLFALESGTINRWLESILGEPYPFMYEKLSWLIIYFSSGIWKEMGFAAIIYLAALAGIDPHLYESGSIDGANKWQQMLHITLPGISTTIILLLILSVGKVMDVGFDQIYNLQNSVVSDVSNVISVYIYQIGIQRGQYSLTAAMGLFENLVGFVLVLSANYIARKFNQGLW; encoded by the coding sequence ATGCTGATGTTTTTGCCCGGACTCATGTTCTACATGATTTTCAAATATGCTCCGATGGGTGGTGTGATCATCGCCTTTAAGGACTTCAACCTTCGAGAGGGCGTATTCGGAAGTCCTTGGGTTGGAATGGACAATTTCGTCCAGCTCTTCAATCAGGTACAGTCACTTCAAATTATTCGAAACACGCTGCTAATCAGTATTGTTGGGATCGTTGTAGGGTTCCCCGTTCCGATCATTCTGGCGATTATGCTCAATGAGGTTCGAAAAATGTGGTTCAAGCGGGTAGTTCAGACGTTGGTTTACTTGCCGCATTTTCTTTCATGGGTTATCGTAGGCGGTATCGTTCTCTCGTTATTCGCGCTCGAATCCGGCACCATCAACCGTTGGCTGGAAAGCATACTCGGGGAGCCGTATCCGTTCATGTATGAGAAGCTCTCCTGGCTCATCATCTATTTCAGTTCAGGAATATGGAAGGAAATGGGTTTTGCAGCGATTATTTACTTGGCGGCCTTGGCCGGAATCGATCCTCACTTGTACGAGTCAGGGAGCATCGACGGGGCCAACAAATGGCAGCAGATGCTGCACATTACCCTTCCCGGCATTAGCACGACGATCATTTTGCTGTTGATCCTGTCCGTGGGAAAGGTGATGGATGTGGGCTTCGACCAAATTTACAATTTGCAAAATTCGGTTGTCTCCGATGTGTCGAACGTGATTAGCGTTTATATTTACCAAATCGGGATTCAGCGTGGACAGTACAGCTTGACGGCAGCGATGGGCTTGTTTGAAAATCTTGTCGGCTTTGTTCTCGTGCTCTCGGCTAATTATATTGCCCGCAAATTCAATCAAGGCTTATGGTAA
- a CDS encoding carbohydrate ABC transporter permease, with protein MKATLGEKVFYGVNYFILLLLGLSCLLPLMHILALSFSDAHAIMSGHVALWPVGFTLESFQSLFKGTRMVDSFKNSIIITLVGTLLSMIVTVLTAYPLARKYFIGKRFFMLAFLFTMMFGGGTIPNYLVLKSLGIINTYWALWLPALVNTYNLLILRSFFLGIPEEIEDAARIDGCGEWRLLGRIIIPLSLPVLATLTLFNAVGFWNAFLSVLIYINDTHKYNLTVLVQNMIQSQSVLQEVVASQLIQADDSAQITPEGIKAAGIITLMAPMVMAYPFLQKYFVKGALLGSVKG; from the coding sequence ATGAAAGCAACCTTGGGAGAAAAAGTATTTTATGGAGTTAACTATTTCATTCTGCTCTTGCTGGGTTTAAGCTGTCTGCTGCCGCTAATGCACATCCTGGCCTTATCCTTCAGCGATGCTCACGCTATCATGTCGGGACACGTAGCCTTATGGCCTGTAGGATTTACGCTGGAATCGTTCCAGTCGTTGTTCAAAGGGACCCGAATGGTAGATTCGTTCAAGAATAGCATCATTATTACGCTAGTAGGCACGCTACTATCCATGATCGTTACGGTACTGACCGCATATCCGCTCGCTAGGAAATATTTTATCGGCAAACGATTTTTCATGCTGGCGTTTCTGTTTACGATGATGTTTGGCGGCGGCACCATTCCGAACTATCTGGTCTTAAAATCTCTTGGAATCATTAACACCTACTGGGCTCTTTGGCTGCCGGCGCTCGTCAACACCTATAACCTGCTCATACTGCGTTCTTTTTTCCTTGGAATACCTGAGGAAATCGAGGATGCGGCACGAATTGACGGGTGCGGCGAATGGAGGCTGCTGGGCAGAATTATTATTCCATTGTCGCTGCCCGTGCTCGCTACATTAACCTTATTCAATGCGGTAGGTTTCTGGAATGCATTCCTGTCTGTCCTGATCTACATCAATGACACACACAAATATAATCTGACGGTGCTCGTTCAGAACATGATTCAAAGCCAATCCGTACTGCAGGAGGTCGTTGCTTCACAGCTGATTCAAGCCGATGACTCCGCTCAGATTACTCCCGAGGGGATTAAGGCTGCAGGGATTATCACGCTAATGGCACCTATGGTGATGGCTTACCCGTTTCTCCAAAAATATTTTGTGAAGGGCGCGTTGCTGGGCTCTGTGAAAGGCTAG
- a CDS encoding extracellular solute-binding protein encodes MKVGRAWLKGGAALLMTSGLIVAGCSQSGTTAPMNTDNKQADVRKDISATIYDRGSVPAAEGSIENNRWTKWLNDKGPANVKFVAVPRFESQQKLNVLFASASAPDLIFEYAPHIKNPLIDQKLLMPLDEMIEKHSTTYKQMLQQYPALKKVGMKSDGKIYEFARLSEVYPIHALLIREDWLKKLNLQAPQTTEELYKVAKAFAENDPDGNGKKDTHGIAISLQSGQVVDQIFQATRWVVKDGTVTRNWDNFTAVTDFKKRLFDEGIVDKDFLNDKNGAKAKQDFVNGKVGIYPLQINWVSFAQNELTSLKKNVPDAIVTPIAYPKSPAGQFNPAYANPVQATAVVNASTKHPDAVMKFVDFLVKHETASTLKNGIEGEHWKQGTNGCPEPISAEKRKTEVAWNTDTQMLSSPVLDMKCGKLEMSFNLSEPVQKEGFEMYKKAMQIYSDPNKPYVEITHPEHMPQLPKDIEAISGPLVKPIDDMFVKGILGGKAYTAEQATKDAKEVWEKGNGKKIEEWFRQWYEKDSKNAFLAKDMYEILKQQTSQK; translated from the coding sequence ATGAAAGTTGGAAGAGCATGGTTAAAAGGCGGAGCTGCGCTGCTGATGACCTCAGGACTGATTGTTGCTGGCTGCTCACAGAGCGGTACTACTGCGCCGATGAACACCGACAACAAGCAGGCTGATGTGCGTAAAGATATATCCGCAACGATCTATGACCGGGGATCCGTTCCGGCGGCAGAAGGCTCGATTGAAAATAACCGATGGACTAAGTGGCTGAATGACAAGGGGCCGGCCAATGTAAAGTTTGTTGCCGTGCCGAGATTCGAATCTCAGCAGAAGCTGAATGTGCTCTTTGCGTCTGCCAGCGCGCCTGACTTGATTTTTGAATATGCCCCGCATATTAAAAATCCGCTGATCGATCAAAAGCTGCTCATGCCTCTTGATGAAATGATTGAGAAGCACAGCACGACCTATAAGCAAATGCTGCAGCAGTATCCGGCGCTGAAAAAGGTCGGCATGAAGTCGGACGGCAAAATCTATGAGTTCGCCCGGCTGTCGGAGGTATATCCGATACATGCCCTGCTGATCCGTGAGGACTGGCTGAAGAAGCTAAATCTGCAGGCTCCACAAACGACGGAAGAGTTGTACAAGGTAGCGAAAGCGTTCGCAGAGAACGACCCGGACGGCAACGGTAAGAAGGATACGCACGGTATTGCTATCAGCTTGCAATCCGGTCAGGTTGTGGATCAAATATTCCAAGCTACACGCTGGGTCGTGAAGGACGGCACAGTGACACGGAATTGGGATAACTTCACAGCCGTAACGGATTTTAAGAAGCGCTTGTTTGATGAAGGCATTGTGGATAAGGATTTCTTGAACGATAAGAATGGGGCGAAGGCGAAGCAGGACTTTGTGAATGGCAAGGTCGGCATTTATCCGCTGCAGATTAACTGGGTCAGCTTCGCACAAAACGAATTGACCTCACTTAAGAAGAATGTTCCGGACGCTATCGTGACTCCGATTGCGTATCCGAAGAGCCCGGCGGGTCAGTTCAACCCGGCCTACGCGAACCCGGTGCAAGCAACGGCAGTCGTGAACGCTAGCACGAAGCATCCGGATGCTGTGATGAAGTTCGTTGACTTCCTGGTGAAGCATGAGACGGCAAGCACGCTGAAGAATGGGATTGAGGGCGAGCATTGGAAGCAGGGAACGAATGGATGCCCCGAGCCCATCAGCGCAGAGAAACGGAAAACGGAGGTGGCGTGGAACACCGACACCCAGATGCTCAGCAGCCCCGTTCTCGATATGAAGTGCGGCAAGTTGGAGATGAGCTTCAACCTAAGCGAACCGGTTCAGAAGGAAGGCTTCGAGATGTACAAGAAAGCAATGCAAATCTATTCAGACCCGAATAAGCCGTATGTGGAAATTACGCACCCGGAGCACATGCCGCAGCTGCCGAAGGATATTGAAGCTATCTCCGGCCCGCTTGTTAAGCCTATTGATGACATGTTCGTCAAAGGAATTTTGGGTGGGAAGGCGTATACGGCTGAACAAGCGACGAAGGATGCAAAGGAGGTATGGGAGAAAGGCAACGGGAAGAAGATTGAGGAATGGTTTAGACAATGGTATGAAAAGGACAGCAAGAATGCCTTCTTGGCAAAAGATATGTATGAAATACTGAAGCAGCAAACTAGCCAGAAGTAA
- a CDS encoding MFS transporter, with protein sequence MNYSLLRNRTFVFMMIGEAIQGAGIWTSVIANLQFMQSHVPSDLGKSLILMCGLFLGVLISPQAGVWADRYDKKKILLISGIVRCLAPIVMFAAIQYQSVAIMLLSVVIMQVAATVYMPTVQAALPSVVPASELLKANSVNFNVITIARIGGTAAAGILVSMMNLYTVYALSLAFYVILVMLITQLRIPNTADTLAARKKEKIRFTELFPLIRSEPSIFIALINSGVITLFLGGFNLLVLKFSQIQQKPELMGWIYSLEGTSILIAGLFAKRVIGMRNLVTSSTLFMLYLRFLLQECPSARAVLRFSALSLCSVAQSLFSFRWYLHYSKSKCRKKHKAAFSHFVECLTASCSRFRCLRPVLVSIGLGSPHFY encoded by the coding sequence ATGAATTATTCGTTACTTCGGAATCGGACATTTGTTTTCATGATGATCGGAGAAGCCATTCAGGGCGCAGGTATTTGGACAAGCGTCATTGCCAATTTGCAATTTATGCAAAGCCACGTCCCGTCTGATTTAGGCAAGAGCTTGATCTTGATGTGCGGTTTATTTCTCGGTGTTCTCATTTCGCCTCAAGCCGGGGTGTGGGCAGACCGCTATGATAAGAAAAAAATATTGCTTATATCAGGGATTGTCCGCTGTCTGGCTCCGATTGTCATGTTTGCGGCCATACAGTATCAATCTGTCGCCATCATGCTGTTGTCCGTCGTCATCATGCAAGTAGCGGCTACTGTTTATATGCCTACCGTACAAGCAGCGCTGCCTTCCGTCGTTCCAGCCTCCGAACTTCTTAAAGCGAACAGCGTAAATTTTAACGTGATTACTATAGCGAGAATTGGCGGCACTGCAGCAGCAGGTATATTGGTATCCATGATGAATTTGTACACAGTCTACGCGCTATCGCTTGCTTTTTACGTCATCCTCGTGATGCTCATTACACAGTTGAGGATTCCCAATACTGCGGATACCTTGGCTGCAAGAAAGAAGGAGAAAATCCGCTTTACGGAGTTGTTTCCACTTATTCGATCAGAACCGTCTATATTCATCGCACTTATCAATAGCGGGGTTATTACTTTGTTTCTAGGCGGTTTTAATTTGCTTGTACTGAAGTTTAGTCAAATCCAGCAGAAACCGGAACTGATGGGCTGGATCTATTCTTTAGAAGGCACTAGCATTTTGATTGCAGGTCTATTCGCAAAGCGTGTGATCGGCATGCGGAATCTGGTAACCAGCTCTACGCTGTTTATGTTATATTTGCGCTTTCTTTTGCAGGAATGTCCTTCAGCGAGAGCAGTTTTGCGGTTCTCGGCTCTTTCGTTATGTTCGGTTGCGCAGTCGCTTTTTTCTTTCCGATGGTATCTACACTATTCCAAATCAAAGTGCCGAAAGAAGCACAAGGCCGCTTTTTCTCATTTCGTGGAATGCTTGACCGCGTCATGTTCCAGATTTCGCTGCTTGCGACCGGTGCTTGTCTCGATTGGTTTGGGATCTCCACATTTTTACTGA
- a CDS encoding MerR family DNA-binding transcriptional regulator produces the protein MEINYTPKQIAKKLSVSTTNLRRYEELDLVPDVPRTASKRRCYTSFHVQAFVALHV, from the coding sequence ATGGAAATCAATTATACGCCGAAGCAGATTGCCAAGAAACTTAGCGTTAGCACGACCAACTTGCGACGATATGAAGAACTCGACTTGGTACCCGACGTACCTCGAACAGCAAGTAAAAGAAGATGTTACACATCGTTCCATGTTCAAGCATTCGTTGCCTTACATGTTTAA
- a CDS encoding chromosome condensation regulator, producing the protein MDCISPKEAALKVKRWPKDTIAAGYRHTVGLKLDGTVTAVGDNKYGQCDVSGWRDIVAVAAGNAHTGNAHTIGLKSDGTVAAVGWNKHDQCDVSGWCDIAAVAAGWRRTVGLKSDGTVVAVGRNNEGQCNVSGWRDMVAVAAGDWHTVGLKSDGTATIVGNNRYGQCNVSGWRDIVAAAAGYLHTVGLKSDGTVAAVGWNKRDQCDVSGWRGIVAIAAGSNHTIGLKSDGTVAAVGWNEHGQCNVSGWRDIVAVAAGCAHTLGLKSDGTVVAVGDNEYGQCEVSGWRGIQLPGN; encoded by the coding sequence ATGGATTGCATTTCACCGAAAGAAGCGGCGTTAAAGGTGAAAAGGTGGCCTAAAGATACCATAGCGGCGGGTTATCGTCATACCGTCGGGCTTAAATTGGACGGCACGGTGACAGCTGTGGGTGATAATAAATATGGCCAATGTGATGTAAGCGGCTGGCGCGATATTGTGGCGGTTGCGGCGGGTAATGCTCATACGGGTAATGCTCATACAATCGGGCTTAAATCGGACGGCACGGTGGCGGCTGTGGGTTGGAATAAGCATGACCAATGCGATGTAAGCGGCTGGTGCGATATTGCGGCGGTTGCGGCGGGTTGGCGTCGTACCGTCGGGCTTAAATCGGATGGCACGGTGGTGGCTGTGGGTCGAAATAATGAAGGCCAATGCAATGTAAGCGGCTGGCGTGATATGGTGGCGGTAGCAGCGGGTGACTGGCATACCGTCGGGCTTAAATCGGACGGCACGGCGACGATTGTGGGTAATAATCGGTATGGCCAATGCAATGTAAGCGGCTGGCGCGACATAGTGGCGGCAGCGGCGGGTTACCTTCATACCGTCGGGCTTAAATCGGACGGCACGGTGGCGGCTGTGGGTTGGAATAAGCGTGATCAATGCGATGTAAGCGGCTGGCGCGGTATTGTGGCGATAGCGGCGGGTAGTAATCATACCATCGGCCTTAAATCGGACGGCACGGTGGCGGCTGTGGGTTGGAATGAGCATGGCCAATGCAATGTAAGTGGCTGGCGCGATATTGTGGCGGTTGCGGCGGGTTGCGCTCATACTCTCGGCCTTAAATCGGACGGCACGGTGGTTGCTGTGGGTGATAATGAATATGGCCAATGCGAAGTAAGCGGCTGGCGTGGCATCCAACTGCCCGGCAATTAG